One segment of Meriones unguiculatus strain TT.TT164.6M chromosome 3, Bangor_MerUng_6.1, whole genome shotgun sequence DNA contains the following:
- the Irx2 gene encoding iroquois-class homeodomain protein IRX-2 yields MSYPQGYLYQAPGSLALYSCPAYGASALAAPRSEELARSASGSAFSPYPGSAAFTAQAATGFGSPLQYSADAAAAAAAGFPSYMGSPYDTHTTGMTGAISYHPYGSAAYPYQLNDPAYRKNATRDATATLKAWLNEHRKNPYPTKGEKIMLAIITKMTLTQVSTWFANARRRLKKENKMTWAPRNKSEDEDEDEGDASRGKEESPDKAQDGTETSAEDEGISLHVDSLTDHSCSAESDGEKMPCRAGDPLCESGSECKDKFEDLEEEDEEEEEDECERDLAQPKPVTSSPLTGLEAPLLSPAPENAPRGGSGGKTPLGSRTSPGAPPPASKPKLWSLAEIATSDLKQPSLGPGCGPPGLPAAAAPASSGAPPGGSPYSASPLLGRHLYYTSPFYGNYTNYGNLNAALQGQGLLRYNAAASAPGETLHAAPKAASDAGKAGSHPLESHYRPPGGGYEPKKDASEGCAVVGAGVQPYL; encoded by the exons ATGTCCTACCCGCAGGGCTACCTGTACCAAGCGCCCGGCTCGCTGGCGCTCTACTCGTGCCCCGCGTACGGCGCGTCCGCGCTGGCCGCCCCGCGCAGCGAGGAGCTGGCGCGCTCGGCATCGGGCTCCGCGTTCAGCCCGTACCCCGGCTCGGCGGCCTTCACCGCGCAGGCGGCCACCGGCTTCGGCAGCCCGCTGCAGTACTCCGCGGAcgccgccgccgcggccgccgccggcTTCCCGTCCTACATG GGCTCGCCATACGACACGCACACCACCGGAATGACTGGCGCCATTAGCTACCACCCATATGGCAGCGCGGCCTACCCGTACCAGCTCAATGACCCCGCGTACCGCAAGAACGCCACGCGGGACGCCACCGCCACCCTGAAAGCCTGGCTCAACGAACACCGCAAGAACCCGTACCCCACCAAGGGAGAGAAGATCATGCTGGCCATCATTACCAAGATGACCCTCACGCAGGTCTCCACCTGGTTCGCCAACGCGCGCAGGCGCCTCAAGAAGGAGAACAAGATGACCTGGGCCCCGAGGAACAAAAGCGAGGACGAGGATGAGGACGAAGGAGACGCTTCTAGGGGCAAGGAGGAGAGTCCGGACAAGGCTCAGGACGGCACGGAGACCTCGGCAGAGGACGAAG GGATCAGTCTGCACGTTGACTCACTCACGGACCACTCGTGCTCAGCGGAGTCGGATGGGGAGAAAATGCCTTGCCGCGCCGGGGATCCCTTGTGCGAATCGGGCTCGGAGTGTAAGGACAAGTTTGAGGAcctggaggaggaggacgaggaggaggaggaagacgagTGCGAGCGGGACCTGGCGCAGCCCAAGCCCGTGACTTCCTCGCCCCTCACGGGCCTGGAGGCACCGCTGCTGAGCCCGGCGCCCGAAAACGCGCCTCGCGGTGGCAGCGGTGGCAAGACGCCCCTAGGCAGCCGGACGTCGCCTGGAGCGCCGCCGCCCGCCAGCAAGCCCAAGCTGTGGTCGCTGGCCGAGATAGCCACGTCGGACCTCAAGCAACCAAGCTTGGGCCCGGGGTGTGGGCCTCCGGGGCTGCCCGCTGCCGCCGCGCCTGCCTCCTCCGGGGCCCCTCCGGGAGGCTCGCCCTACTCCGCCTCGCCGCTGCTGGGCCGCCACCTCTACTACACGTCGCCTTTCTATGGCAACTACACAAACTACGGGAACTTGAACGCGGCGCTGCAAGGCCAGGGCCTCCTGCGGTACAACGCCGCGGCCTCCGCACCGGGCGAGACGCTGCACGCCGCGCCCAAGGCGGCCAGCGACGCGGGCAAGGCGGGCTCGCACCCGCTCGAGTCCCACTACAGGCCTCCTGGCGGCGGCTACGAGCCCAAAAAAG ATGCCAGTGAGGGCTGTGCGGTTGTTGGAGCAGGCGTCCAGCCCTACCTATAG